One window from the genome of Hydra vulgaris chromosome 02, alternate assembly HydraT2T_AEP encodes:
- the LOC136075913 gene encoding uncharacterized protein LOC136075913, which yields MTDTATVLAASLFFDVLQPSSCVEFIHQYSTTRNNRYCRSSIINTKVINLKISNSDLKKLFNFATSQTHFLFKGQIYDQIDGVAMGSPLAPVLANLFMGYFEDKWLKSYNGEKPAFYKRYVDDIFAAFTSKNHAD from the exons ATGACTGACACTGCAACTGTTTTAGCAGCAAGTCTGTTCTTTGATGTGCTTCAACCAAGTTCTTGTGTAGA GTTTATACACCAATATTCCACTACAAGAAACAATAGGTATTGTCGCAGTAGcattataaatactaaagttattaatcttaaaattagtaacagtgatttaaaaaaactcttcaaTTTTGCAACATCTCAAACTCATTTTCTCTTCAAAGGACAAATTTATGATCAAATTGATGGTGTTGCTATGGGTTCTCCCTTAGCACCTGTTCTTGCTAATCTTTTCATGGGATATTTTGAAGATAAATGGCTCAAGTCATATAACGGAGAAAAACCAGCTTTTTATAAACGGTATGTAGATGACATTTTTGCTGCTTTCACTTCCAAAAATCACGCCGATTAG